One window of Hemitrygon akajei unplaced genomic scaffold, sHemAka1.3 Scf000076, whole genome shotgun sequence genomic DNA carries:
- the LOC140722394 gene encoding leukocyte cysteine proteinase inhibitor 1-like — protein MPAWSGPLTADPTVQEYANEVKDVVQKKIQVTMIKYMATLYRKQEQTIMTGKMFLIKVDIGIPANFLHLEVFVPGGSPCILLAVEENHNVGDTMEPLV, from the exons ATGCCAGCTTGGTCAGGTCCCCTGACAGCCGACCCGACGGTGCAAGAGTATGCCAATGAG GTGAAGGACGTTGTGCAGAAGAAGATCCAGGTCACAATGATAAAATATATGGCGACCCTCTACCGGAAGCAAGAACAGACTATTATGACGGGGAAGATGTTTCTGATCAAG GTGGACATCGGAATCCCCGCCAACTTTCTCCACCTGGAAGTGTTCGTGCCCGGGGGCTCCCCGTGCATTCTGTTGGCGGTCGAGGAAAACCACAACGTTGGTGATACGATGGAACCCCTGGTCTGA